One stretch of Saccharopolyspora erythraea DNA includes these proteins:
- the garA gene encoding glycogen accumulation regulator GarA, which translates to MSHNSGSGDVPPEQSPETTSVFRPFLSEPESTESAPAEQPAASGVDALPAGAALLVVKRGPNAGSRFLLDRDTTSAGRHPDSDIFLDDVTVSRRHAEFRREGNDFVVVDVGSLNGTYVNREPVDTSVLANGDEVQIGKFRLVFLTGPIDGGQGR; encoded by the coding sequence GTGAGCCACAACAGCGGCTCCGGCGACGTTCCGCCGGAGCAGTCACCGGAGACCACCTCGGTCTTCAGGCCCTTCCTCTCGGAGCCGGAAAGCACCGAGAGCGCGCCCGCGGAGCAGCCTGCCGCGTCCGGGGTCGACGCGCTGCCCGCGGGGGCCGCCCTGCTGGTGGTCAAGCGCGGCCCGAACGCGGGTTCGCGATTCCTGCTCGACCGGGACACCACCAGCGCCGGACGCCATCCGGACAGCGACATCTTCCTGGACGACGTCACGGTCTCGCGGCGGCACGCCGAGTTCCGCCGGGAGGGCAACGACTTCGTGGTCGTCGACGTGGGCAGCCTCAACGGCACCTACGTCAACCGCGAGCCGGTGGACACCTCGGTGCTCGCCAACGGCGACGAGGTGCAGATCGGGAAGTTCCGGTTGGTCTTTTTGACCGGCCCGATCGACGGGGGACAAGGCCGCTAG
- a CDS encoding propionyl-CoA synthetase produces MGAYADAYQRSSSDPEGFWLDAAAAIDWERRPSRALDDSRAPLYRWFPDGVLNTCFNALDRHVRDGRGEQDALVWDSAMTGTVSRWTYRELLDRVSVFAGALRAQGVERGDRVVIYLPMIPEAVVAMLACARIGAVHSVVFGGFAPRELAARVDDARPKVIVAASCGLEPNRVVEYKPIVDEALRLSEHRPDRVIVLQREQATAELGERDLDWDDAVAGAEPAECVPVAATDPLYVLYTSGTTGRPKGVVRDNGGHAVALRWSMSAIYDIGPGEVFWTASDVGWVVGHSYIVYGPLLAGATTIVYEGKPVGTPDSGAFWRVIAEHGVKSLFTAPTAFRAIKRVDPDAAELAKHDVSSLRTLFLAGERLDPETYQWAVDKLGIPVVDHWWQTETGWPICANLRGLEPMPVKPGSPTVPVPGYQVEVLDQSGEPVPTGRDGAICIRLPLPPGTLPTLWNADDRFRAEYLERYPGYYLTGDSGHVDEDGYVFVMGRTDDVINVAGHRLSTGSMEAVLAEHPAVAECAVIGVHDALKGQVPRGFVVLKAGVEVDEEQLRAELVAAVRDQIGPVAAFRDVSVVDGLPKTRSGKILRKSMREIADTGQTKVPSTIEDPAVLDALRPALRAGG; encoded by the coding sequence ATGGGCGCATACGCCGACGCCTACCAACGGAGTTCGTCCGACCCGGAGGGATTCTGGCTGGACGCGGCGGCCGCGATCGACTGGGAGCGGCGCCCGAGCCGGGCGCTGGACGACTCGCGGGCGCCGTTGTACCGGTGGTTCCCCGACGGGGTGCTCAACACCTGCTTCAACGCTCTCGACCGGCACGTGCGCGACGGCCGCGGCGAGCAGGACGCGCTGGTCTGGGACTCCGCGATGACCGGCACCGTGTCGCGGTGGACCTACCGGGAGCTGCTGGATCGGGTGTCGGTGTTCGCGGGCGCCCTGCGCGCCCAGGGGGTCGAGCGGGGCGACCGGGTGGTGATCTACCTGCCGATGATCCCCGAGGCGGTGGTGGCGATGCTGGCCTGCGCCCGGATCGGCGCCGTGCACTCGGTGGTCTTCGGCGGCTTCGCGCCCCGGGAGCTCGCGGCCCGCGTGGACGACGCCCGCCCGAAGGTGATCGTGGCGGCCTCGTGCGGGCTGGAGCCCAACCGCGTCGTGGAGTACAAGCCGATCGTCGACGAGGCGCTGCGGCTGTCCGAGCACCGGCCCGACCGGGTCATCGTGCTCCAGCGGGAGCAGGCCACCGCCGAGCTCGGCGAGCGCGACCTCGACTGGGACGACGCCGTGGCCGGGGCCGAACCGGCGGAGTGCGTGCCCGTGGCGGCGACCGACCCGCTCTACGTCCTCTACACCTCCGGCACGACCGGCCGGCCGAAGGGCGTGGTCCGGGACAACGGCGGGCACGCGGTGGCGCTGCGCTGGTCGATGTCGGCCATCTACGACATCGGGCCGGGCGAGGTGTTCTGGACGGCCTCCGACGTCGGCTGGGTCGTCGGCCACTCCTACATCGTGTACGGGCCGCTGCTGGCAGGCGCGACCACGATCGTCTACGAGGGCAAGCCGGTGGGCACGCCCGACTCCGGTGCGTTCTGGCGGGTGATCGCCGAGCACGGGGTGAAGTCGCTGTTCACCGCGCCGACGGCGTTCCGGGCCATCAAGCGGGTCGACCCCGACGCGGCCGAGCTGGCCAAGCACGACGTCTCCAGCCTGCGCACGCTGTTCCTGGCCGGGGAGCGGCTGGACCCGGAGACCTACCAGTGGGCCGTGGACAAGCTCGGCATCCCGGTCGTGGACCACTGGTGGCAGACCGAGACCGGGTGGCCGATCTGCGCCAACCTGCGCGGGCTGGAGCCGATGCCGGTCAAGCCCGGTTCGCCGACCGTGCCGGTGCCCGGCTACCAGGTGGAGGTCCTCGACCAGTCGGGCGAGCCCGTTCCCACGGGACGGGACGGCGCGATCTGCATCCGGCTCCCGCTGCCCCCCGGGACGCTGCCGACGCTGTGGAACGCCGACGACCGGTTCCGCGCCGAGTACCTGGAGCGCTACCCCGGCTACTACCTGACCGGCGACAGCGGGCACGTCGACGAGGACGGCTACGTGTTCGTCATGGGCCGCACCGACGACGTGATCAACGTCGCGGGGCACCGCCTCTCGACCGGTTCGATGGAGGCCGTGCTGGCGGAGCACCCCGCGGTGGCCGAGTGCGCGGTGATCGGCGTGCACGACGCGCTGAAGGGCCAGGTCCCGCGAGGCTTCGTGGTGCTCAAGGCCGGTGTGGAGGTAGACGAGGAGCAGCTGCGGGCCGAGCTGGTGGCCGCCGTCCGCGACCAGATCGGCCCGGTCGCGGCCTTCCGGGACGTCAGCGTCGTCGACGGGCTGCCCAAGACCCGCTCCGGCAAGATCCTTCGCAAGTCGATGCGCGAGATCGCCGACACCGGGCAGACGAAGGTGCCGTCCACGATCGAGGATCCGGCGGTGCTCGACGCGCTGCGTCCGGCTCTGCGCGCGGGAGGCTGA
- a CDS encoding MerR family transcriptional regulator, whose translation MVEEAPNRDAAAEQGELFPDASVPDELVGYRGPAACQIAGITYRQLDYWARTKLVGPSIRGAAGSGSQRLYSFKDILVLKVVKRLLDTGVSLHNIRVAVDHLRHRGVQDLARITLFSDGTTVYECTSAEEVVDLLQGGQGVFGIAVSGAMREISGTIHEFPAERADGVEVTASVTDELARRRRDRQTG comes from the coding sequence GTGGTCGAGGAGGCACCCAACCGGGATGCTGCCGCGGAGCAGGGTGAGCTGTTCCCGGACGCCTCGGTACCGGACGAGCTCGTCGGCTACCGCGGCCCCGCAGCCTGCCAGATCGCGGGCATCACCTACCGCCAGCTCGACTACTGGGCGCGCACCAAGCTGGTGGGGCCGTCCATAAGAGGTGCGGCGGGCTCGGGCTCCCAGCGGCTGTACTCGTTCAAGGACATCCTGGTGCTCAAGGTGGTCAAGCGACTGCTGGACACCGGTGTTTCGCTGCACAACATCCGCGTCGCCGTGGACCACCTCCGCCACCGGGGCGTGCAGGACCTCGCCAGGATCACGCTGTTCAGCGACGGCACGACCGTCTACGAGTGCACCTCCGCCGAGGAGGTGGTCGACCTGCTGCAGGGCGGCCAGGGGGTTTTCGGCATCGCCGTCAGCGGCGCGATGCGCGAAATCAGCGGAACCATCCACGAGTTCCCCGCGGAGCGCGCCGACGGTGTGGAGGTCACCGCATCCGTGACCGACGAGCTGGCGCGCCGCCGCCGGGACCGCCAGACCGGCTGA
- the gcvH gene encoding glycine cleavage system protein GcvH, with translation MTAPERIRYTSEHEWVLPSGENTVRVGITDYAQRQLGDVVFVQLPDEGSKVSVGESMGEVESTKSVSELYAPVEGEVVKGNERLGDEPDLVNTDPFGDGWMVEIRLADPAALDQLLDENAYQQLTDQD, from the coding sequence GTGACGGCCCCCGAACGGATCAGGTACACCAGCGAGCACGAGTGGGTTCTGCCCAGCGGTGAGAACACCGTTCGCGTCGGAATCACCGACTACGCCCAGCGCCAGCTCGGCGACGTGGTCTTCGTCCAGCTCCCCGACGAGGGGAGCAAGGTGAGCGTCGGCGAGAGCATGGGCGAGGTCGAGTCGACCAAGAGCGTCTCGGAGCTCTACGCCCCGGTCGAGGGAGAGGTCGTCAAGGGCAACGAGCGCCTGGGCGACGAGCCGGACCTGGTCAACACGGACCCGTTCGGCGACGGCTGGATGGTCGAGATCCGGCTGGCAGACCCGGCCGCGCTCGACCAGCTGCTCGACGAGAACGCCTACCAGCAGCTGACCGACCAGGACTGA
- a CDS encoding bifunctional nuclease family protein yields the protein MSSEMRVVGVRVELPANQPILLLRETEGERYLPIWIGSVEATAIALEQQGVRPARPLTHDLLKDVIGALGRDLEQVRITDLQEGTFYAELVFDGDVRVSARPSDSVALALRVGVPIHADESVLDEAGLIIPDEQEDEVEKFREFLDSVSPEDFRGADT from the coding sequence ATGAGCAGCGAGATGCGCGTCGTCGGCGTGCGAGTGGAACTACCAGCCAACCAGCCGATCCTGTTGCTGCGCGAGACCGAGGGCGAGCGCTACCTGCCGATCTGGATCGGCTCGGTGGAGGCGACCGCAATCGCGTTGGAGCAGCAGGGCGTGCGCCCCGCCAGACCCCTGACCCACGACCTGCTCAAGGACGTCATCGGGGCGCTGGGGCGGGACCTGGAGCAGGTCCGCATCACCGACCTGCAGGAGGGCACGTTCTACGCGGAGCTCGTCTTCGACGGTGACGTGCGGGTCTCGGCCAGGCCGAGCGACTCGGTCGCGCTGGCGCTGCGGGTGGGTGTGCCGATCCACGCCGACGAGTCGGTGCTGGACGAGGCCGGGCTGATCATCCCGGACGAACAGGAGGACGAGGTCGAGAAGTTCCGGGAGTTCCTGGACTCGGTCTCGCCGGAGGACTTCCGCGGCGCCGACACCTGA
- a CDS encoding isochorismatase family protein: MNGEAVALPAIAPYSVPRQEELPANRVDWRPAADRAVLLVHDMERHFVNAFTPGREPLTEAVSNIRALRASAHAAGVPVVYCAQPSGQTPEQRGLQLEWWGPGVADAAQEAIIDELAPAPGDVMIRKWRYSAFQRTELREMLRGWGRDQLVITGIYAHIGCLMTAAEAFQQEVQAFLVADAVADFSAEEHRMALSYAAKRCAVVQSSRQVAEALSAGESAVA; this comes from the coding sequence ATGAACGGGGAAGCGGTGGCGCTGCCGGCGATCGCACCGTATTCGGTGCCACGACAGGAAGAGCTCCCGGCCAACCGGGTGGACTGGCGGCCCGCCGCCGACCGGGCGGTGCTGCTGGTGCACGACATGGAGCGGCACTTCGTCAACGCCTTCACCCCGGGCCGGGAACCGCTGACCGAGGCCGTGTCCAACATCCGCGCCCTGCGGGCGAGCGCGCACGCCGCGGGCGTGCCGGTGGTCTACTGCGCGCAGCCCAGCGGCCAGACGCCCGAGCAGCGCGGCCTGCAACTGGAATGGTGGGGACCCGGGGTCGCCGACGCGGCGCAGGAGGCGATCATCGACGAGCTGGCGCCCGCGCCCGGCGACGTGATGATCAGGAAGTGGCGCTACAGCGCGTTCCAGCGCACCGAACTGCGGGAGATGCTGCGCGGCTGGGGTCGCGACCAGCTGGTGATCACCGGCATCTACGCCCACATCGGCTGCCTGATGACCGCCGCCGAGGCGTTCCAGCAGGAGGTGCAGGCGTTCCTGGTCGCCGACGCGGTCGCCGACTTCTCCGCCGAGGAGCACCGGATGGCGCTGTCCTACGCCGCGAAGCGGTGCGCGGTGGTGCAGTCGAGCAGGCAGGTCGCCGAAGCGCTGTCGGCGGGCGAGAGCGCCGTGGCATGA
- a CDS encoding phosphopantetheine-binding protein: protein MSEAVLTLDAVRAEVAELLFEDPAELTDDESLLDWGLDSVRIMSLVERWRRLGVQVTFADLAERPTLAEWWAVLEPKLPGGQ, encoded by the coding sequence ATGTCAGAGGCGGTGCTGACCCTCGACGCGGTGCGCGCCGAGGTCGCGGAGCTGCTGTTCGAGGACCCCGCCGAACTGACCGACGACGAGAGCCTCCTCGACTGGGGTCTGGACTCGGTGCGGATCATGAGCCTGGTGGAGCGCTGGCGCAGGCTCGGCGTGCAGGTGACCTTCGCCGACCTCGCCGAACGGCCGACGCTGGCCGAGTGGTGGGCGGTGCTGGAGCCGAAGCTGCCCGGCGGGCAGTAG
- a CDS encoding CDP-alcohol phosphatidyltransferase family protein — MVQDADGTTENTARGTGSEPEPRRSRPAGAEQAADPGLARIKEAAAGIWDDPWLTIPNLLSALRLAGVPLFLWLLLGPQNDLLALLVLVLSGATDWLDGKLARWLNQYSRVGELLDPAADRLYIVATLVAFVMRDVVPWWVAVALIGRDVVLTLCLPVLRYHGYEPPEVHYLGKAATFCLMYAFPLLLLVQGDFTFSAVVRPIAYAFTCWGGALYLWAGVLYLSQVVAAVRVARRTART; from the coding sequence GTGGTGCAGGACGCCGACGGCACCACGGAGAACACCGCGCGGGGAACCGGCTCCGAGCCGGAACCGCGGCGGTCGCGGCCTGCCGGAGCGGAGCAGGCGGCCGACCCCGGGCTCGCCCGGATCAAGGAAGCCGCCGCCGGAATCTGGGACGATCCCTGGCTGACGATCCCGAATCTGCTCAGCGCGCTCCGCCTGGCCGGCGTGCCGCTGTTCCTGTGGCTGCTGCTCGGCCCGCAGAACGACCTGCTCGCGCTGCTGGTCCTCGTCCTCAGCGGAGCGACCGACTGGCTGGACGGCAAGCTGGCCCGCTGGTTGAACCAGTACAGCCGGGTCGGAGAGCTGCTGGACCCCGCCGCCGACCGCCTCTACATCGTCGCCACCCTGGTCGCGTTCGTGATGCGCGACGTGGTGCCCTGGTGGGTCGCCGTGGCGCTCATCGGACGCGACGTCGTGCTCACGCTGTGCCTGCCGGTGCTGCGCTACCACGGCTACGAGCCCCCAGAGGTGCACTACCTGGGCAAGGCGGCCACCTTCTGCCTGATGTACGCCTTCCCGCTGCTGCTGCTCGTGCAGGGCGACTTCACCTTCTCCGCGGTGGTCCGCCCGATCGCCTACGCGTTCACGTGCTGGGGCGGCGCGCTCTACCTGTGGGCGGGCGTGCTCTACCTGTCCCAGGTCGTGGCCGCGGTCCGGGTCGCCCGCAGGACGGCCCGCACCTGA
- a CDS encoding EamA family transporter, whose product MQSPPASTGQGRAHRGLPPSLLVLGSVCSVQFGQAWGKHLFGVVGPAGVVALRLGLAAAVLLALWRPRIPAGWRTRALIAGFGTAIAAMNIIYPALGYLPLGVAVSLQLLGPFTVALAGSRRPRDAIWALLSGAGVLLLCAPSGPAPPLAGVGLALLSAAGMGGYLLLSRRAGELAADGAPLALAVTWAAVLALPFGIAESGTALLSTAALLPGLGVALLSAVVPYSLELVALRRLTPRVVGVLQSLEPAVGAAAGLLLLSEVLADRQIAGLCCVTLASAGAVLTRERG is encoded by the coding sequence ATGCAATCCCCGCCAGCCAGTACCGGCCAAGGCCGTGCGCACCGCGGATTACCGCCATCCCTGCTCGTGCTGGGTTCGGTGTGCAGCGTGCAGTTCGGCCAGGCATGGGGAAAGCACTTGTTCGGCGTGGTCGGGCCGGCCGGCGTGGTGGCGCTGCGACTCGGACTGGCCGCGGCGGTGCTGCTCGCCCTGTGGCGACCTCGGATTCCCGCGGGGTGGCGGACTCGGGCACTCATCGCCGGGTTCGGCACGGCGATCGCCGCGATGAACATCATCTACCCGGCACTGGGATACCTGCCGCTCGGCGTCGCGGTCAGCCTGCAACTGCTGGGCCCCTTCACGGTCGCGCTCGCGGGATCCCGGCGGCCCCGCGACGCGATCTGGGCGCTGCTCTCGGGCGCCGGAGTCCTGCTGCTCTGCGCGCCGTCCGGCCCGGCTCCACCGCTGGCCGGGGTCGGGCTCGCGCTGCTGTCGGCCGCGGGCATGGGCGGCTACCTGCTGCTGAGCAGACGGGCTGGGGAACTCGCCGCTGACGGCGCCCCGCTGGCGCTGGCGGTGACCTGGGCCGCCGTGCTCGCGCTGCCGTTCGGAATCGCCGAGTCCGGGACGGCGCTGCTCTCGACCGCCGCCCTGCTGCCGGGCCTCGGCGTCGCGCTGCTGTCGGCGGTCGTGCCCTACTCGCTGGAACTGGTGGCCCTGCGCCGGCTCACGCCGCGCGTCGTCGGCGTACTTCAGAGCCTCGAACCCGCCGTCGGCGCGGCGGCGGGCCTCCTGCTGCTGTCGGAGGTGCTCGCGGACCGGCAGATCGCCGGATTGTGCTGCGTGACGTTGGCTTCGGCGGGCGCGGTGCTCACCCGCGAGCGCGGCTGA
- a CDS encoding beta-N-acetylhexosaminidase: MKRSSQHLPTRRATSVAALLTGALLTGGLLTAPVAGGVQAQDSRMHQVIPAPAHVGADPDVEFTLGENARISAEGEAKAVGDQLGEILRPSTGFELPVDGADPRPGDIALEIERSDDLGPEGYRLAVTGENVRIEAGTPAGLFNGVQTLRQLLPASVESDQVQQGPWTVPGGEITDQPRFGHRAAMLDVARHFFDVEQVKRYIDQISMYKVNRLHLHLSDDQGWRIQIKSWPRLATYGGSTEVGGGPGGYYTQQDYTDIVDYAAERHITVVPEIDLPGHTNAALASYAELNCDGVAPPLYTGIEVGFSSLCVPKEITYKFVDDVLRELSAITPGPYLHIGGDEAHSTSEEDYKTFMGRVLPMVEKYGKTAVGWHEYAKAEPKAGSVLQYWGTTDSDPLLAPAVARGNKVLLSPANKSYLDMKYDANTELGLSWAGYIEVGTAYGWNPGQYLQGVPEDAVLGVEAPLWSETLENSDHIEFMAFPRLPAIAELGWSPAAAHDWESFRQRLAAHGPRLTARGIDFYRSPQVPWSK; the protein is encoded by the coding sequence ATGAAACGATCATCGCAGCACCTGCCGACGCGCCGTGCGACGTCGGTGGCGGCGCTGCTCACCGGCGCACTGCTGACCGGCGGTCTGCTGACCGCGCCGGTCGCGGGTGGCGTCCAGGCCCAGGACTCCCGGATGCACCAGGTGATCCCCGCCCCGGCACACGTCGGGGCCGATCCCGACGTCGAGTTCACGCTCGGCGAGAACGCCCGGATCAGCGCCGAAGGCGAGGCCAAGGCCGTCGGCGACCAACTCGGCGAGATCCTGCGCCCCTCGACCGGGTTCGAGCTTCCGGTCGACGGCGCAGACCCGCGCCCCGGCGACATCGCCCTCGAGATCGAGCGCTCGGACGACCTCGGACCCGAGGGCTACCGGTTGGCGGTGACCGGGGAGAACGTGCGGATCGAGGCAGGCACCCCCGCGGGCCTGTTCAACGGTGTGCAGACGCTGCGGCAGCTGCTGCCCGCCTCGGTCGAGAGCGATCAGGTGCAGCAGGGGCCGTGGACGGTGCCCGGCGGTGAGATCACCGACCAGCCGCGCTTCGGCCACCGCGCGGCGATGCTGGACGTCGCCCGGCACTTCTTCGACGTCGAGCAGGTCAAGCGCTACATCGACCAGATCTCGATGTACAAGGTCAACCGCCTGCACCTGCACCTGAGCGACGACCAGGGCTGGCGGATCCAGATCAAGAGCTGGCCGCGGCTGGCCACCTACGGCGGCAGCACCGAGGTCGGTGGCGGTCCGGGCGGCTACTACACGCAGCAGGACTACACCGACATCGTCGACTACGCCGCCGAGCGCCACATCACGGTGGTCCCCGAGATCGACCTGCCCGGCCACACCAACGCCGCGCTGGCCTCCTACGCCGAGCTGAACTGCGACGGGGTCGCTCCGCCGCTCTACACCGGCATCGAGGTCGGCTTCAGCTCGCTGTGCGTGCCGAAGGAGATCACCTACAAGTTCGTCGACGACGTGCTGCGTGAGCTGTCGGCCATCACCCCCGGCCCGTACCTGCACATCGGCGGCGACGAGGCGCACTCGACGTCCGAAGAGGACTACAAGACGTTCATGGGCCGGGTCCTGCCGATGGTCGAGAAGTACGGCAAGACCGCGGTCGGCTGGCACGAGTACGCCAAGGCCGAGCCGAAGGCGGGTTCGGTGCTGCAGTACTGGGGCACCACCGACTCCGACCCGCTGCTGGCTCCGGCCGTCGCCCGGGGCAACAAGGTCCTGCTCTCGCCGGCGAACAAGTCCTACCTGGACATGAAGTACGACGCCAACACCGAGCTGGGGCTGAGCTGGGCCGGCTACATCGAGGTGGGCACCGCCTACGGCTGGAACCCCGGCCAGTACCTGCAGGGCGTGCCGGAGGACGCCGTGCTCGGCGTGGAGGCTCCACTGTGGAGCGAGACGCTGGAGAACTCCGACCACATCGAGTTCATGGCGTTCCCGAGGCTGCCGGCGATCGCCGAGCTGGGCTGGTCGCCCGCGGCCGCCCACGACTGGGAGTCGTTCCGGCAGCGGCTGGCCGCGCACGGCCCCCGGCTGACCGCGCGCGGGATCGACTTCTACCGGTCCCCGCAGGTGCCCTGGTCGAAGTGA
- a CDS encoding (2,3-dihydroxybenzoyl)adenylate synthase yields the protein MTDNDILPGCPTWPAEFAERYRAAGHWRGETFGRMLRDRANAHPDRVAIVDGDRGTTYGELDERADRLAAGLRRLGITARDRVVVQLPNIAEFFDVCFALFRIGAVPVFALPSHRLTEIGYFCEFSEAVAYITTDVEAGFDHRVLAAEVARRTPGLRHVLIAGDPGDSGFTALAQVDGEPAGDPGPRPGDIAFLQLSGGSTGVPKLIPRTHDDYIYSFRASNDICGVTEDTVYLGALPIAHNFPMSSPGTFGVLHAGGRVVLARRPSPDEVFPLVERERVTMVAAVPPLALVWLDAAVGSEHDLSSLRVLQVGGAKCSEEVARRVRPVLGATLQQVFGMAEGLVNYTRLDDPEEVVLTTQGRPISPDDEVLVVDDDDRPVATGQTGHLLTRGPYTIRGYYKADEHNAKAFTPDGFYRTGDVVRVTAEGNVVVEGRAKDQINRGGEKVAAEEVENHLLAHPAVHDAAVVSMPDDYLGERTCAFVVPRGTPPKARELIRFVRERGLAGYKVPDRVEFLERFPRTGVGKVSKRDLREVISRELVPELGEEAGR from the coding sequence TTGACTGACAACGACATCCTGCCGGGGTGTCCGACCTGGCCCGCCGAGTTCGCCGAACGCTACCGGGCGGCGGGCCACTGGCGCGGTGAGACCTTCGGCCGGATGCTGCGGGACCGCGCGAACGCCCATCCGGACCGGGTCGCGATCGTCGACGGCGACCGCGGGACCACCTACGGCGAGCTCGACGAGCGCGCCGACCGCCTGGCCGCCGGCCTGCGCCGGCTCGGCATCACCGCCCGCGACCGCGTCGTGGTGCAGCTGCCCAACATCGCCGAGTTCTTCGACGTCTGCTTCGCGCTGTTCCGCATCGGGGCCGTCCCGGTCTTCGCGCTGCCCTCGCACCGGCTGACCGAGATCGGCTACTTCTGCGAGTTCAGCGAGGCGGTCGCCTACATCACGACCGACGTCGAGGCGGGATTCGACCACCGGGTGCTGGCCGCCGAGGTCGCGCGGCGGACGCCGGGACTGCGCCACGTCCTCATCGCGGGGGATCCGGGCGACTCCGGTTTCACCGCGCTGGCGCAGGTCGACGGCGAACCGGCCGGTGACCCGGGCCCGCGCCCCGGCGACATCGCCTTCCTCCAGCTCTCCGGCGGGAGCACCGGCGTGCCCAAGCTGATCCCGCGCACGCACGACGACTACATCTACTCCTTCCGCGCCAGCAACGACATCTGCGGGGTCACCGAGGACACCGTCTACCTCGGCGCGCTGCCGATCGCGCACAACTTCCCGATGAGCTCGCCCGGCACGTTCGGCGTCCTGCACGCCGGGGGCCGCGTCGTGCTGGCGCGCAGGCCGAGCCCGGACGAGGTCTTCCCGCTCGTGGAGCGCGAACGCGTCACCATGGTCGCCGCGGTCCCGCCGCTTGCGCTGGTCTGGCTGGACGCCGCGGTCGGAAGCGAGCACGACCTGTCGAGCCTGCGGGTGCTCCAGGTCGGCGGCGCCAAGTGCAGCGAGGAGGTCGCGCGCCGGGTAAGGCCCGTCCTGGGAGCCACCCTCCAGCAGGTGTTCGGCATGGCCGAGGGGCTGGTGAACTACACCCGGCTCGACGATCCGGAGGAGGTCGTGCTCACCACGCAGGGCAGGCCGATCTCCCCCGACGACGAGGTGCTGGTGGTGGACGACGACGACCGGCCGGTCGCCACGGGGCAGACCGGTCACCTGCTCACGCGCGGCCCCTACACGATCCGCGGCTACTACAAGGCCGACGAGCACAACGCCAAGGCGTTCACCCCGGACGGCTTCTACCGCACCGGCGACGTCGTCCGGGTGACTGCGGAGGGCAACGTCGTGGTCGAGGGCAGGGCCAAGGATCAGATCAACCGCGGTGGCGAGAAGGTGGCCGCCGAGGAGGTCGAGAACCACCTGCTCGCCCACCCGGCGGTGCACGACGCGGCGGTGGTGTCGATGCCGGACGACTACCTGGGCGAGCGCACGTGCGCCTTCGTGGTCCCGCGCGGCACGCCGCCGAAGGCCCGCGAGCTCATCCGGTTCGTGCGGGAGCGCGGGCTCGCCGGGTACAAGGTGCCGGACCGGGTGGAGTTCCTCGAGCGGTTCCCGCGGACCGGGGTGGGCAAGGTCAGCAAGCGCGACCTCCGGGAGGTCATCAGCCGCGAGCTGGTGCCGGAGCTGGGCGAGGAAGCAGGACGATGA
- a CDS encoding LysR family transcriptional regulator: MIDLRRLHVLRVLREEGTVTATARALHLTPSAVSQQLRQLAADVGAELLHHEGRRVALTPAAHVLLGHADTIAAEWERTRADLAEHSGGAAGRVRIAGFASSFGSLLVPAAARVRESNPRLEVSLAETDIDEGLRRLLADRADIAVLPVPGTPPLDDPRFDQRVLLRDRQDLVVWTGHRLAGRDAVELAETASEDWIAPHHDQHELIRVACAAAGFAPRVVHEAAEWSCVLSLVERGFGVCLLPGLADVAAHRGLVRIPLLGEAAPARSVLTCVRRGSRAQPAIAVVMAALEEAAHQVSSG, encoded by the coding sequence ATGATCGACCTGCGACGCCTGCACGTGCTGAGGGTCCTGCGCGAGGAAGGCACCGTCACGGCCACCGCGCGGGCGCTGCACCTCACCCCGTCGGCGGTGTCCCAGCAACTGCGCCAGCTCGCCGCCGACGTCGGCGCGGAGCTGCTGCACCACGAAGGACGGCGGGTGGCGCTCACCCCCGCCGCGCACGTCCTGCTCGGCCACGCCGACACGATCGCGGCCGAGTGGGAGCGCACTCGGGCGGACCTGGCCGAGCACTCCGGCGGAGCGGCGGGGCGGGTGCGGATCGCCGGTTTCGCCAGCAGCTTCGGATCCCTGCTCGTGCCTGCGGCCGCGCGGGTGCGCGAGTCGAACCCGCGGCTGGAGGTCAGCCTGGCCGAGACCGACATCGACGAGGGGCTGCGGCGGTTGCTCGCCGACCGGGCCGACATCGCGGTCCTGCCGGTGCCCGGGACGCCGCCCCTCGACGACCCGCGCTTCGACCAGCGCGTTCTCCTGCGCGACCGGCAGGACCTCGTGGTGTGGACCGGGCACCGGCTGGCCGGCCGCGACGCGGTCGAGCTCGCCGAGACCGCGAGCGAGGACTGGATCGCACCCCACCACGACCAGCACGAGCTGATCAGGGTCGCCTGCGCCGCCGCGGGCTTCGCCCCGCGAGTGGTGCACGAGGCAGCCGAGTGGAGCTGCGTGCTGAGCCTCGTCGAACGCGGCTTCGGCGTGTGCCTGCTGCCCGGGCTCGCCGACGTCGCCGCCCACCGCGGGCTCGTGCGGATCCCGCTGCTCGGCGAAGCGGCCCCGGCGCGCAGCGTCCTGACCTGCGTCCGCCGGGGTAGCCGGGCGCAACCTGCCATCGCCGTCGTCATGGCGGCGCTGGAGGAGGCCGCCCACCAGGTGTCGAGCGGCTGA